The following is a genomic window from Candidatus Polarisedimenticolaceae bacterium.
GGTTGACTGTGGGAAAGTGTACGCCGCTTTCCGTGGCAACCAACGGAGCAAAGGGGTTGGGCATTGCGACCCCACCGCGCTGGGAGGTGTGTGCACGAAGCCAGCCGTCGGCTGGGCCTCCTGGCCGCGACGCTTCCAGCGCGAGCGAAGCTGGCCCGGTTGCCGAGAGGCACCCTCTCCTCGGTGAGCGTGGTTCGAGCGCGGCTGCGATCACCAGACCCGGCGCGTTGAAAGCTGGAGGCCAGCGCGAGACCTGCGATGCGGGGGCCAAGAAGACCAGAGCTGAGCCAAACCGAAGGCGCAGTGTGAGCGATTCTTCCCGGAGCCTGTTGTGTGTAGTTAACCCTTCCAGTTCTGGTCGTCTGTCCAACGCTCGCGGTAACGCGCGCGCCCGACGGCGCGGCGCTTGCCGCAGTTTGCAAGCGCCGTGACGGCGGAGTGCGGCGCGTTGACCGCGATGTTAGGCGGCGGTCTCCGACTCATGGCGCACCGAGCTCAATGCCGAACTCTTCCTCGACGGCCATGACAAGTTCTACTACGTCGAGGGAGTCTGCTTCGAGTTCGTCGACCAACCGGTACTGCGGCGGCACCGCAGACGGCTCGACACCGAGGTGTTTCGCTACTCGGGCCGTGATGCGTTCCTGAATGCGCCTGAGTTCAGGACCGGAGCCGCGAAGTTTGGCGTGGACTAACCGGCTCAGACCTTCGGTGCTCAGTCCGACGGCCTGAAGGCCTCGATCGGTTCGTCGAACAAGCGACCCGCAGCGCGGACACAAGGCCAGTCCCGGAGGCTCGATAAACTCGGGTAGCGGATGGTTTCCGCAGGAGGGGCAACGTGAGTGCGCTGTTTCTCGGGTTGCCTGTTCTTGCATCGATTCTTCTCTGATGTCTTTTCCGCCGCCTAACAAGAAATGGACAGGTCTCGGTATCTGTTCGCACCGCGATATCGCGCAGCGATATCGCGGTCGCAAATTCTTTGAGTCGTCTGCTTCGTGCTCTCCTGTCAGCGCTTCGGAGCGGGCGCGATGGTCGATGCCTTTGTTATACCGCGAAATGCGGTCTCGGTAGCAAAGTTAGCGGTCGGCGATGTGGTCAACGGGACTCCGGAAGTGTGGTCCGGAACCGTTCGCACAAAAGAAAAAGGGGGACGCTCTCGCCTCCCCCTCCGCCTGTCAACTGCCAACTGTGAACTGTCGACTACTTACGAGCACCCGCTCGTGCTTCCGCAATTCACGCACGCGTAGCAGGCGCCGTTGCGGATCATGATCGAGCCGCACTCGTGGCACGGCGGCGCGTCGGCCTGGCGGACGTAGACGTCGCGCTCGCGGGCCTGCGCGGCGGCGGCGGTGTTCTGCGTCTCGGATTCCGCGGTGATCGAGAGGTCGGTGCCGTTCGTCGCGGCGACGGCGGGTGTCGGCGGCTGGTCCTCCTGCGGGAGGAACTGGAGCGCCATCCAGCGGAAGACGTAATCGATGATCGACTTCGCGATCGGGATCTGCGGGTTGCCGGTGAAGCCCGACGGCTCGAAGCGCACGTGCGTGAACTTGTCGACGAGGAACCGCAGCTCGACGCCGTGCTGGAGAGAGAACGAGACGGCGGTCGCGAACGAATCGGCGAAGCCGGCGAGCGTGGAGCCGGCCTTGCCGAGCGTGATGAAAATCTCGCCGGGCTTCCCGTCCTCGTAGAGGCCGACGTTGATGTAGCCGTCGTGGCCGGCGACCGAGAACTTGTGCGTGATCGAGTGGCGCGTGTCGGGGAGCTTGCGGCGGCGCGGCGTCGGGGCCTCGGCGACGGCCTTGGCGGTCGCCTTGTCCTCGTCCTTGCCGGTCGAGAGCGGCTGGCTGCGCTTGCAGCCGTCGCGGTAGATCGCGATCGCCTTCAGGCCCATCTTCCACGATTCGATGTACGCCTTCTCGATTTCCTCGACCGTCGTGTCGTTCGGCATGTTGACGGTCTTGCTGATCGCGCCGGAGAGGAACGGCTGCGCGGCGGCCATCATCTTGACGTGGCCCATGTAGTGGATCGTGCGCGAGCCCTTCGCCGGCTTGAACGCGCAGTCGAAGACGGGCAGGTGCTCGGCCTTGAGGCCGGGCGCGCCCTCGATCGTGTCGTTGGCGTTCACGAAGTCGACGATCGTCTGGATCTCGTCGTGCGTGTAGCCGAGCTTCTTGAGCGCGAGCGGCACGGTGTTGTTGACGATCTTGAAGAGGCCGCCGCCGACGAGCTTCTTGTACTTGACGAGCGAGATGTCGGGCTCGATGCCGGTCGTGTCGCAATCCATCATGAAGGCGATCGTGCCGGTCGGGGCGAGAACCGTCGCCTGGCCGTTCCTGAAGCCGTGCTCGGTGCCGAGCGTGACGACGTCGGCCCATGCGGAGCGGCTCGCCGAGAGCAATTCGTTCGGGACGAGCTTGCCGTCGATCCCGTCGGCGTGCGCCTGGTGCTTGCGCATGACGGCGAGGAACGGCTCCCGGTTCCTCTCGTAGCCGGCGAACGGCTGCTTGTGGGCCGAGATCCTGGCCGAGGTCGCGTAGGCCTCGCCGCACATGAGCGAGGTGATCGCGGCGGCGTAGGCGCGGCCGCCGTCGCTGTCGTAGGGGAGCCCGCGCGACATGAGTAGGGCGCCGAGGTTCGCGTAGCCGAGGCCGAGCGGCCGGTAGTCGTGCGAGTTCTTGCCGATCATTTCGGTGGGATACGAGGCGTTGTCGACCCAGATCTCCATCGCGGAGATCGTGACCGCGACGGCGTGTTTGAACGAGTCGACGTCGAATTCGCCATCGGCGCGGCGGAAGCGCATGAGGTTGAGCGAAGCGAGGTTGCACGCCGAGTCGTCGAGGTACATGTACTCGGAGCACGGGTTCGAAGCGTTGATGCGGCCGCTGTTGGGTGACGTGTGCCACGTGTTGATCGTCGTGTCGAACTGCACCCCCGGATCGCCGCACACCCACGCGGCCTCGGCCATCTCGCGCATGAGGTTGCGGGCGCGGTACGTGCCCATCGGCTTGCCGGTGGTGACGGCGTGCGTGATCCACTCGCCGTCCGAGACGACCGCGCGCATGAACTCGTCGTTGACGCGCACCGAGTGGTTCGCGTTCTGGAAGAACACGGAGTCGTACGCGCCGCCGTGGACGTTGAACTCGCCCGAGTAGCCGGCTTCGATGAGGGCCCAGGCTTTCTTCTCTTCGTCGGCCTTCGAGTGGATGAACTCCTTGATGTCCGGGTGCTCGACGTTGAGGATGACCATCTTCGCCGCGCGCCGCGTCTTGCCGCCCGACTTGATCACGCCGGCGAACGCGTCGTAGCCCTTCATGAACGAGACCGGCCCCGACGCGGTGCCGCCGCCCGCCAGGTGCTCCTTCGACGAGCGGATCCCGGAGAGGTTCGAGCCCGTCCCCGAGCCGTACTTGAAGAGCATCCCCTCGGTCTTCGCGAGCCCGAGGATCGACTGCATCGTGTCCTGGACCGAGTTGATGAAGCACGCCGACACCTGCGGGTGCGTCTCGATCCCGCAGTTGAACCAGACCGGCGAGTTGAACGAGACCATCTGGTGGAGGAGCAGATGCGTCAGCTCCGCCTCGAACACGACGGCGTCTTCGTCGGTGGCGAAGTAATGGCCCTCGCGCCCCCACTTCGCGGCGGTCTTCGCGACGCGATCGAGGAGCTGCCGGACCGAGTGCTCGCGCTCCGGGCTTCCGAGCGTGCCGCGGAAGTACTTCTGCGCGACGACGTTCGTCGCGAGCTGCGACCAGAACTTCGGGACCTCGACGTTCCGTTGCTCGAAGGCGACCTCGCCTTTACCGGAGGAGATCACGGCGTCGCGCAATTCCCACTCGATCTCATCGTAGGGGTGCACGTTCGGCTTCGTGAAGCGGCGCGCGAAGCGCATCCCGTCGCGTGGGCTCGGGGTCGGCGCGGGCGTTCCGCCCACCTCGCCCGGAACCTGGATCGCGCGCTCGTCCTTACCGGATCTCTGGTCGCGCTGGAGCATCGTTCTCTACCTCCTGGGTCCAACGTGTGCGGCGTCAGGTGGGGGACGTCGCTCGATTTCTCGACCTCGCGAGGGAAGCTTCGATCCCACCCGATCGCTCCCCACGAATTCCCGTTCGGTGCTCGCCTGTGATAGCAAGGAAGGGGAAACGCTGTCAAGACGAGTTGCACAAAATATCGCGGTATGAAAACGCCATGCCACTAGATATGGTGGTCGCGGTGCCGCGCCGTCGAGGCTAGGAACACGCCTAGACTGGGGGCAAATCGGCGCCGACTTTCTTCGCCCATTCCCTGTAGTGGGTGAACCATTCGGGCGTCGGGTCGACGAAGCAGAGCCCCATCCCGCATTCGAGGACGTGGGCCAGGGACGGCGGCACCGACTTCGCCCAGACGACCCGCGCCCACATGCTGAACGTCTTGTCCGGGAATTGAATGTGGACCTGGATCGTCGTCCCCGGCTTGAAGACGAAATTCGTCTGCACGAAGAGGCCGGTGTCGGAGACGTTCTTGGTAAACGCCGTCTTCTCTGCGGCCGACGTGCCGTACTTGACCATCAGACGCCGCTTCGCGCGGTTCCCGATCCGCTTGTCGCCCGGCTTCACGCGGCGGCACCCCCTCAGGTGGGGCGGATGTTAGACCTGTTCGAAAGACTTTCGGATAGGAAACCCAAGCGACCGTCCCGGTCCTCTATCCCTTGCCTTCAATGCGCTCAATCGCCCATTGCGCGTGCTCTCGGACCACCGGATCGTCGTCCTCGATTGCTCGCCTCAACCCCGGCAGGGCCTCGAAATCCTTCCTGTTTCCCAGCGCGATGCATGCGTTCCTGCGCATCCCCTCCCACTTCGCGCGCATGAGCGGGGTCCCTGAGTAGCGCTTGCGGAACGTCGCTTCGTCCATGGCGAGGATCTCTTCGGGGTCGAGGCCATCGAGGTCGTCGCGCCGCTTGAAGAGTCCGGTCGCAGCCGGCTTCGAGAAGGAGATGTTCCAGGGGCAGACGTCTTGGCAGACGTCGCAGCCGAAGATCCAGTCGGCGAGGCCTTCGCGCTTGTCCGCGGGGATCGAGCCGCGATGCTCGATCGTCCAGTAGGAAATGCAGCGCTGCGCGTCGACGACGCCGGGGTCAACGATCGCCTGCGTCGGGCAGGCGTCGAGGCAGGCGGTGCACGTCCCGCAAAACTCCTGGTGTGGGCCGGCATCGTGAGCGAGTTCGGCGGCGGTGAGCAGCTCACCGAGGAGGAGCCACGATCCCATGTCGCGCGTGAGGAGGTTCGCGTTCTTGCCGATCCAGCCGAGGCCGGATCGCTCGGCCCACGCGCGCTCGAGGACGGGCCCGGTGTCGACGAAAGTGCGAGCGGGCTGTCCCGAAGTTTGACTCAGCCACGCGGCGAGGTCCTTGAGCTTCTCGCCGATGACGCGGTGGTAGTCGCGCCCCTGTGCGTAGCGGGCGACGCGGCCGCGGCGAGAGTTTGGGTGAGATTCGGAAGCTGTCCCCTCTTTGTAGTTCATCGCGACGGAGACGACGGCGCGGCAACCGGGGAGAAGAGACGAGGGGTCGGAGCGTTTCTCCGAGCCCTTCTTCATCCAGGCCATCGTCGCGTGACGGTCGGCGGCGAGCCAGGCGGCGAGCGCGGCGCGATCGCGCTCGAGCGGCGCGGCGTTCGCGATCGCGACCTTGTCGAAGCCCAGCGCGAGCGCCTTCTCCTTCAGCGCGGCGGTGAGCTGGTCCGGATTCATTTCCGCTCGGGGATGTCGAGCTTCGCCTCGCGCGCGAGCCAGAGGATCTGCCGCGCGATGCCGCGAACGACTTGCACGTCGCCGGCGGTGAGCGCGGCGCGGCCGAGCATCCGCCGCAGGCGGCGCATCATCCCCTCGACCTGTCCGTCCTTGAGGAAGCCGATCGCGTAGAGCGCCTCGTCGAGGTGCGCGTACATCGCTTCGCGCGACACATGGTCGGCGAGCGCCAGCTCGTTGTCCTCGGCATCCGCGGGCGCCGGGTGGTCGACGCCGATCGCGCGGCTCAGCTCGTACGCGGCGATCGCGACCGTCTGCGCGAGGTTGAGCGCTGGATAGGCCTCGGAGGTCGGGATGTAGGCGAGGTGCGTGCAGAGGTCGAGATCGGCGTCGCTCATGCCGGAGTCCTCTCGGCCGAACAAGATGGCGACCTCGCCGCGAAGGGCAAAGCCGGCGAGCGTCGGCGCCAGCTCGTGGAGCGCGTAGTGGGGCTGCCGCTGCTTGCCCATGCGACGCGAGGTGCCGACGACCGTGGCGGCGCCGTCGAGGGCGGCGTCGAGGGTCGCGTGGGTCTTCGACGCGGCGAGGAGGTCCTTGGCGTCGACCGCCATCTTCATCGCCTCGGCGTGGTCCGCGCCCTCGTGCGGATCGACGAGGTCGAGACGCCCGAAGCCGAAGTTCTTGAGGACACGGGCCGCCGATCCCACGTTTCCCCCGTAGAGCGGCTCGACGAGGATGAAGCGGAAGGCGTGCGGGACGGCGCTCGGCATGAGGGTCGCTGGCATTATGCCCGAGGGGTCGACGTGAGGCTGACCGTCCACGGCACGTCCGGTCCGTTCGTCGTCAAGCTCGCGGGAATCGCGGGCGGGACGGGGCTCTATCGCGAGGAGATGGAGGCCGCGGCGTCGGCCGGATATCGGGTGATCGCGCTCGAGACCACGGGCGACCTTCACGACGACCCGGCGCCATGGCCCCTCTCGTGGGACGGCTTCTCCCGCGACCTCGAGGCCGGCCTCGACCGCGCGGGCGCCGAGCGCGCGGTCCTCTGGGGGACGTCGTTCGGCTGCCTGGTCGCGCTCGCCTGCGCCGCGCGCCTTCCCTCGCGCGTGTCGGGCCTCTTGCTCTGCCATCCGCCCGACCCGCTGTTCCGCCCCGCGCGCTACGTCGGCTTGCTCGAGTGGTCCGAGAGGCGGCGGCGGGCAGATCTCGCGGCGAGGCTCCTCTTCTCCGCGGGGTTCATCACGCTGACGTCGTGGGAGGGCGTGATGCCTCGGCTCTGGTCCCGCCTCCCTGCTCTTCTCTCGGCTTCGCTCGAGGCGGCGACGCCGCCTTCGACGGTGCGGGGGAAGCTCGCGCTCCTCTTCCGCGACGACCCAGGGCTTCCCTCGAATCCTTCACTCCCCATCGAGATCGTCGTCGGTGCGTGGGACCTCGTCGCGC
Proteins encoded in this region:
- a CDS encoding vitamin B12-dependent ribonucleotide reductase yields the protein MLQRDQRSGKDERAIQVPGEVGGTPAPTPSPRDGMRFARRFTKPNVHPYDEIEWELRDAVISSGKGEVAFEQRNVEVPKFWSQLATNVVAQKYFRGTLGSPEREHSVRQLLDRVAKTAAKWGREGHYFATDEDAVVFEAELTHLLLHQMVSFNSPVWFNCGIETHPQVSACFINSVQDTMQSILGLAKTEGMLFKYGSGTGSNLSGIRSSKEHLAGGGTASGPVSFMKGYDAFAGVIKSGGKTRRAAKMVILNVEHPDIKEFIHSKADEEKKAWALIEAGYSGEFNVHGGAYDSVFFQNANHSVRVNDEFMRAVVSDGEWITHAVTTGKPMGTYRARNLMREMAEAAWVCGDPGVQFDTTINTWHTSPNSGRINASNPCSEYMYLDDSACNLASLNLMRFRRADGEFDVDSFKHAVAVTISAMEIWVDNASYPTEMIGKNSHDYRPLGLGYANLGALLMSRGLPYDSDGGRAYAAAITSLMCGEAYATSARISAHKQPFAGYERNREPFLAVMRKHQAHADGIDGKLVPNELLSASRSAWADVVTLGTEHGFRNGQATVLAPTGTIAFMMDCDTTGIEPDISLVKYKKLVGGGLFKIVNNTVPLALKKLGYTHDEIQTIVDFVNANDTIEGAPGLKAEHLPVFDCAFKPAKGSRTIHYMGHVKMMAAAQPFLSGAISKTVNMPNDTTVEEIEKAYIESWKMGLKAIAIYRDGCKRSQPLSTGKDEDKATAKAVAEAPTPRRRKLPDTRHSITHKFSVAGHDGYINVGLYEDGKPGEIFITLGKAGSTLAGFADSFATAVSFSLQHGVELRFLVDKFTHVRFEPSGFTGNPQIPIAKSIIDYVFRWMALQFLPQEDQPPTPAVAATNGTDLSITAESETQNTAAAAQARERDVYVRQADAPPCHECGSIMIRNGACYACVNCGSTSGCS
- a CDS encoding PilZ domain-containing protein, yielding MKPGDKRIGNRAKRRLMVKYGTSAAEKTAFTKNVSDTGLFVQTNFVFKPGTTIQVHIQFPDKTFSMWARVVWAKSVPPSLAHVLECGMGLCFVDPTPEWFTHYREWAKKVGADLPPV
- the queG gene encoding tRNA epoxyqueuosine(34) reductase QueG, with the translated sequence MNPDQLTAALKEKALALGFDKVAIANAAPLERDRAALAAWLAADRHATMAWMKKGSEKRSDPSSLLPGCRAVVSVAMNYKEGTASESHPNSRRGRVARYAQGRDYHRVIGEKLKDLAAWLSQTSGQPARTFVDTGPVLERAWAERSGLGWIGKNANLLTRDMGSWLLLGELLTAAELAHDAGPHQEFCGTCTACLDACPTQAIVDPGVVDAQRCISYWTIEHRGSIPADKREGLADWIFGCDVCQDVCPWNISFSKPAATGLFKRRDDLDGLDPEEILAMDEATFRKRYSGTPLMRAKWEGMRRNACIALGNRKDFEALPGLRRAIEDDDPVVREHAQWAIERIEGKG
- a CDS encoding RNA methyltransferase, with the protein product MPSAVPHAFRFILVEPLYGGNVGSAARVLKNFGFGRLDLVDPHEGADHAEAMKMAVDAKDLLAASKTHATLDAALDGAATVVGTSRRMGKQRQPHYALHELAPTLAGFALRGEVAILFGREDSGMSDADLDLCTHLAYIPTSEAYPALNLAQTVAIAAYELSRAIGVDHPAPADAEDNELALADHVSREAMYAHLDEALYAIGFLKDGQVEGMMRRLRRMLGRAALTAGDVQVVRGIARQILWLAREAKLDIPERK
- a CDS encoding alpha/beta hydrolase translates to MRLTVHGTSGPFVVKLAGIAGGTGLYREEMEAAASAGYRVIALETTGDLHDDPAPWPLSWDGFSRDLEAGLDRAGAERAVLWGTSFGCLVALACAARLPSRVSGLLLCHPPDPLFRPARYVGLLEWSERRRRADLAARLLFSAGFITLTSWEGVMPRLWSRLPALLSASLEAATPPSTVRGKLALLFRDDPGLPSNPSLPIEIVVGAWDLVAPLSRARGLASRLPSARMTVMGFSGHAGAYTRPSTYRRVVQGALARLSSHAK